A genomic region of Mycolicibacterium poriferae contains the following coding sequences:
- a CDS encoding IclR family transcriptional regulator has translation MPKRQDNQRQSDSPAAVQSVDRALQVLDILAELGNAGVTEIASELGVHKSTVSRLVAVLEARGFVEQVSERGKYRIGFAITRLAAASGAHLNLVKVSQDICDGLSVDVGETANLAILDENRIVNIVEAIGPAEITLRTWVGQSCPAYATSSGKALLSGLDAAEVRIRLGGGLEAFTDTTVTSLSQLHNELASVRDRGWASVTEELEVGLNAVAAPVHDVHSQVVAALSVSGPTYRLGVDRFEEVAKLTIAAADEISRRLGWISRD, from the coding sequence ATGCCGAAGCGTCAGGACAACCAACGCCAGAGCGACTCTCCCGCCGCTGTGCAGTCCGTCGACCGCGCTCTGCAGGTTCTCGACATCCTGGCCGAGCTGGGTAACGCCGGAGTCACCGAGATCGCGTCCGAGCTCGGTGTGCACAAGTCCACCGTGTCGCGGCTCGTCGCGGTGCTCGAAGCGCGGGGCTTCGTCGAGCAGGTGTCCGAACGGGGCAAGTACCGCATCGGGTTCGCCATCACCCGGCTGGCCGCCGCCAGCGGTGCGCACCTGAATCTGGTGAAGGTGAGCCAGGACATCTGTGACGGCCTGAGCGTGGACGTCGGCGAAACCGCCAACCTGGCCATCCTCGACGAGAACCGCATCGTCAACATCGTCGAGGCGATCGGACCCGCCGAGATCACCCTGCGCACCTGGGTGGGGCAGAGCTGCCCGGCATATGCGACCTCCAGCGGCAAGGCCCTGCTGTCCGGGCTCGACGCCGCGGAGGTGCGGATCAGGCTGGGCGGCGGTCTCGAGGCATTCACCGACACAACCGTCACCAGCCTCTCGCAGCTGCACAATGAACTCGCCTCCGTCCGGGATCGTGGGTGGGCGAGCGTCACCGAGGAACTGGAAGTAGGTCTCAACGCCGTCGCAGCCCCCGTCCACGATGTCCACTCCCAAGTCGTTGCGGCGCTGAGCGTTTCGGGACCCACCTACCGGCTCGGCGTGGACCGCTTCGAAGAGGTCGCGAAGTTGACGATCGCCGCGGCCGACGAGATCAGCCGTCGGCTGGGGTGGATTTCGCGCGACTGA
- a CDS encoding aromatic ring-hydroxylating oxygenase subunit alpha — MTIADETPPQSALLTTLGGTYYTSEAVFADEQTRIFEAMWMCTVRTAELAQPGQFRKVQVGRESVLVVRGRDGVLRAFLNVCRHRGAQLCTEDSGQVKRTMRCPYHAWTYGLDGKLVAAPNLGALTDDAGAPIDRYRYGLTPVALTEWLGYAWVCLADEPPPFADDVVGDVTHRLGDRGAIDRYGIGELALGRRVRYDVAANWKLIVENFMECYHCSAIHPELVEVLPEFARGMAAQSYVGRGAEFGPDINGFTVDGSAGFAMLPGLTPDQDRRYYAVTIRPTVFVNLVPDHIIFHRMYPLAADRTVVECDWLYAPEVLDSGHDVSRSVELFHRVNVQDFDACERTQPAMSSKAYRQGGVLVPAEHHIAEFHHWVLARLAGPA; from the coding sequence ATGACCATCGCTGACGAGACACCGCCACAGTCGGCGCTGCTGACCACACTGGGCGGCACCTACTACACCAGCGAGGCGGTGTTCGCCGACGAGCAGACCCGCATCTTCGAGGCAATGTGGATGTGCACCGTGCGCACCGCCGAACTCGCTCAGCCCGGCCAATTCCGCAAGGTCCAGGTCGGGCGGGAGAGCGTCCTCGTGGTCCGCGGCCGCGACGGTGTGCTGAGGGCGTTCCTGAACGTGTGCCGGCACCGCGGTGCTCAGCTGTGCACCGAGGACTCCGGTCAGGTCAAACGCACCATGCGCTGCCCCTACCACGCGTGGACCTACGGTCTGGACGGCAAACTCGTCGCCGCGCCCAATCTCGGTGCGCTGACCGACGATGCGGGCGCCCCGATCGACCGTTACCGCTACGGCCTGACGCCCGTGGCGCTGACCGAATGGCTGGGGTATGCCTGGGTGTGCCTGGCCGACGAGCCGCCGCCGTTCGCCGACGACGTCGTCGGCGATGTCACCCACCGGCTCGGCGACCGCGGTGCCATCGACCGGTACGGCATCGGGGAGCTGGCTCTGGGCCGCCGGGTGAGATACGACGTCGCGGCCAACTGGAAGCTGATCGTCGAGAACTTCATGGAGTGCTACCACTGTTCGGCAATCCACCCTGAACTCGTCGAAGTGCTTCCCGAATTCGCCCGGGGCATGGCCGCCCAGTCCTATGTCGGTCGCGGCGCCGAATTCGGGCCGGACATCAACGGTTTCACCGTCGACGGGTCGGCAGGGTTCGCGATGCTGCCAGGGCTGACGCCTGATCAGGACCGGCGTTACTACGCGGTCACGATCCGGCCGACGGTGTTCGTCAACCTCGTACCCGACCACATCATCTTCCACCGGATGTATCCTCTGGCCGCCGACCGCACCGTCGTCGAATGTGACTGGCTCTACGCTCCCGAGGTGCTCGACTCCGGTCATGACGTGTCGCGCTCGGTGGAACTGTTCCACCGGGTCAACGTGCAGGACTTCGACGCGTGTGAACGCACCCAGCCGGCCATGTCGTCGAAGGCCTATCGACAGGGCGGAGTGCTGGTTCCCGCCGAGCATCACATCGCTGAGTTCCACCACTGGGTGCTCGCGCGGCTCGCGGGTCCGGCGTAG
- the solA gene encoding N-methyl-L-tryptophan oxidase: MNEHNWAYDVIVVGLGGMGSAAAYHLAARGQRVLGLERFNPAHDKGSSHGGSRIIRQSYFEDPAYVPLLLRAYELWEALARDSGRDVYRLTGGLFLGPPDCVTVAGSLRASQQWGLAHQLLDAREIRSRFPNFTPNDGDIALYEAKAGFARPELTVQAHLALAENAGATLQFGEHVLEWAETAGGVTVRTARGAYTAGQLVICPGAWAPQLLADFGVPITIERQVLYWLDPVRGTSSFTDHPIFIDENDSGMQIYGFPAIDGARGGVKVAFFRKGVECTPETIDRTVHPHEIGEMRERVGQLLPDLDGPCLHSATCMYSNTPDQHFVIARHPQCANVTIACGFSGHGFKFVPVVGEILADLAIDGATDHPISLFDPSRLVTT; this comes from the coding sequence ATGAATGAACACAACTGGGCCTACGACGTCATCGTCGTCGGGCTGGGCGGCATGGGAAGCGCCGCGGCCTACCATCTCGCGGCGCGCGGCCAGCGCGTGCTCGGCCTGGAGCGGTTCAACCCCGCCCACGACAAAGGGTCGAGCCACGGCGGTTCCCGCATCATCCGGCAGTCGTACTTCGAGGATCCGGCGTATGTGCCGCTGCTGTTGCGTGCCTATGAGCTGTGGGAGGCGTTGGCTCGAGACAGCGGCCGCGACGTCTACCGGCTGACCGGTGGACTCTTCCTCGGTCCGCCAGACTGTGTCACGGTGGCAGGCAGCCTGCGCGCCAGTCAGCAGTGGGGCCTGGCCCACCAGTTGCTCGACGCCCGCGAGATCCGCTCCCGATTCCCGAATTTCACCCCCAACGACGGCGATATCGCGCTCTACGAGGCCAAGGCCGGCTTCGCCCGCCCCGAGCTCACCGTGCAGGCGCACCTCGCACTCGCTGAGAATGCAGGGGCCACACTGCAATTCGGTGAGCACGTGCTGGAGTGGGCCGAAACCGCCGGCGGCGTGACGGTGCGCACCGCCCGGGGCGCCTATACCGCCGGGCAGCTGGTGATCTGCCCCGGTGCGTGGGCGCCGCAACTGCTGGCCGACTTCGGCGTGCCGATCACCATCGAGCGTCAGGTGCTCTACTGGCTCGACCCGGTACGCGGAACGTCCTCGTTCACCGACCACCCGATCTTCATCGACGAAAACGACTCAGGGATGCAGATCTACGGCTTCCCTGCGATCGACGGCGCGCGCGGGGGAGTCAAGGTCGCCTTCTTCCGCAAAGGTGTCGAGTGCACGCCCGAGACCATCGACCGCACCGTCCACCCCCACGAGATCGGCGAGATGCGCGAGCGGGTCGGACAACTGCTGCCCGACCTGGACGGGCCCTGTCTGCACTCGGCGACGTGCATGTACTCCAACACACCGGACCAGCACTTCGTGATCGCCCGCCACCCCCAGTGCGCCAATGTGACCATCGCATGCGGATTCTCCGGCCACGGTTTCAAGTTCGTCCCGGTGGTGGGGGAGATCCTCGCGGATCTGGCCATCGACGGCGCCACCGACCACCCGATCTCGTTGTTCGACCCGAGCAGGCTGGTGACGACATGA
- a CDS encoding GcvT family protein, whose product MPKIPKIPTIPKNPKIVVIGAGIVGTSLADELTERGCTDVTVVDRGPMFATGGSTSHAPGLVFQTNASKTMTAFARYTVEKFNSLEHPGGWTFNQVGGLEVATTPERWADLHRKAGWAQSWGIEGRLLDPAECVALHPLIERDRILGGFHTPHDGLAKALRAAEAQARRAEARGATLRPHTEVLGILEHGGRVIGVHTADGVIDADIVVCAAGFWGAQLARQVGLVLPLVPMAHQYARTGQLAELVGRNSEYAEAGLPILRHQDRDLYFREHGDRLGIGSYSHKPMPVDMSTLLADTADEAMPSMLPFTEEDFAPAWKSAVELLPALGESKIEEAFNGVFSFTPDGHSIMGEHRELSGFWVAEAVWVTHSAGVAKAAAEWIVDGTPSIDVHECDLYRFEDVARSPKFIAQTSSQAFVEVYDIIHPHQHRSALRGLRTSPFHARQVQAGAFFYEGGGWERPAWYDANAALMQRLAGEGLRLPVRDEWAARFWSPISVAEAHWTRTRVAMYDMTPLTRYEVAGPGALTFLQQLTTNNVDKSIGSVTYTLLLDERGGIRSDLTVARLARDVFQVGANSPLDFDWLTRHQPADVVLRDITGGTCCVGLWGPAARDVAAPLCPDDLSDRAFRYFRAIRTHLDAIPVTMMRLSYVGELGWEIYTGAEYGAALWDLLAAAGQDHGIIPAGRIAFNSLRVEKGYRSWGSDMTAEHTPSAAGLDFAVRMDKAVDFVGKSALSAAQPPSSMLRSIVFDDPDAAVLGSEPVFVAGGCAGYVTSAGHSPTLGRTIAYAWLPVAVRIGDVVTVDYRGTTHTAVVAAEPVVDPAMTRIKR is encoded by the coding sequence ATGCCCAAAATCCCCAAGATCCCCACAATCCCCAAGAACCCCAAAATTGTCGTGATTGGTGCCGGCATCGTCGGCACTTCGCTGGCCGATGAGCTCACCGAGCGTGGCTGCACCGACGTCACCGTCGTCGACCGCGGACCGATGTTCGCGACCGGGGGATCCACCTCCCATGCGCCCGGCCTGGTGTTCCAGACCAATGCGTCGAAGACGATGACCGCATTCGCGCGCTACACCGTCGAGAAGTTCAACAGCCTCGAGCATCCGGGCGGCTGGACGTTCAACCAGGTTGGCGGGCTGGAGGTCGCCACGACGCCGGAGCGCTGGGCTGACCTGCACCGCAAGGCTGGCTGGGCGCAGTCCTGGGGCATCGAAGGACGACTGCTCGACCCCGCAGAATGCGTTGCACTGCACCCGTTGATCGAGCGTGATCGCATCCTCGGCGGTTTCCACACCCCCCATGACGGACTGGCCAAAGCACTGCGCGCCGCTGAGGCGCAAGCGCGGCGGGCCGAGGCCAGGGGTGCGACGCTGCGCCCGCACACCGAGGTGCTCGGAATCCTGGAACACGGGGGACGGGTCATCGGCGTGCACACCGCCGACGGCGTGATCGACGCCGACATCGTGGTGTGCGCGGCAGGGTTCTGGGGTGCGCAACTCGCCCGCCAGGTGGGGCTGGTGCTGCCGCTGGTGCCGATGGCCCATCAATACGCTCGCACGGGTCAGCTCGCTGAACTGGTGGGGCGCAACTCCGAGTACGCCGAAGCGGGACTGCCGATTCTGCGGCATCAGGATCGGGATCTCTACTTCCGTGAGCACGGCGACCGCCTCGGCATCGGCTCCTACAGTCACAAACCGATGCCGGTGGACATGTCCACCTTGCTGGCGGACACCGCCGACGAGGCCATGCCGTCGATGTTGCCCTTCACCGAAGAAGACTTCGCGCCGGCCTGGAAGTCGGCGGTCGAACTCCTTCCGGCACTGGGCGAATCGAAGATCGAGGAGGCCTTCAACGGCGTCTTCTCCTTCACCCCGGATGGCCACTCGATCATGGGGGAGCATCGGGAGCTGAGCGGTTTCTGGGTCGCCGAGGCGGTATGGGTCACCCACTCCGCCGGGGTGGCGAAGGCAGCCGCGGAATGGATCGTCGACGGGACGCCGTCGATCGACGTCCACGAGTGCGACCTCTACCGGTTCGAGGACGTCGCGCGGAGCCCGAAGTTCATTGCGCAGACCAGTTCGCAAGCTTTCGTCGAGGTCTACGACATCATCCATCCGCATCAGCATCGCAGTGCATTGCGCGGGCTGCGCACCAGCCCGTTCCACGCCCGCCAGGTGCAGGCGGGAGCGTTCTTCTACGAGGGTGGCGGCTGGGAGCGCCCGGCCTGGTACGACGCGAATGCCGCACTGATGCAACGGCTTGCCGGTGAGGGGCTCCGTCTTCCCGTGCGTGACGAGTGGGCCGCCCGATTCTGGTCGCCGATCTCGGTGGCCGAGGCGCACTGGACTCGTACCCGTGTCGCGATGTACGACATGACGCCGCTGACCCGCTATGAGGTCGCCGGGCCGGGTGCACTGACCTTCCTGCAGCAGCTCACCACCAACAACGTGGACAAGAGCATCGGCTCGGTGACCTACACCCTGCTGCTGGACGAACGGGGCGGAATCCGAAGCGATCTCACCGTCGCGCGGCTGGCCCGCGATGTCTTCCAGGTCGGGGCGAACTCGCCGCTGGATTTCGACTGGCTGACCCGGCACCAGCCCGCCGATGTGGTGCTGCGCGACATCACCGGCGGCACCTGCTGTGTCGGCCTGTGGGGTCCGGCAGCGCGTGACGTGGCGGCACCACTGTGCCCCGACGACCTCTCCGACCGAGCGTTCCGCTACTTCCGTGCCATACGGACCCACCTCGACGCCATTCCGGTCACGATGATGCGGCTGTCCTACGTCGGCGAACTCGGTTGGGAGATCTACACCGGCGCTGAGTACGGCGCGGCACTCTGGGATCTGCTGGCCGCCGCGGGCCAGGACCACGGAATCATCCCCGCCGGTCGGATCGCCTTCAACAGCCTGCGCGTCGAGAAAGGTTACCGGAGCTGGGGCTCCGACATGACCGCCGAGCACACGCCGTCGGCCGCCGGTCTGGACTTCGCCGTCCGAATGGACAAGGCAGTCGACTTCGTCGGAAAGTCCGCACTCAGCGCGGCGCAGCCGCCCTCATCGATGTTGCGCAGCATCGTGTTCGACGATCCCGACGCCGCCGTGCTGGGGTCAGAGCCGGTGTTCGTCGCCGGCGGCTGCGCCGGCTACGTGACCAGCGCCGGGCATTCGCCGACGCTCGGGCGCACCATCGCCTACGCCTGGCTGCCCGTGGCCGTCAGGATCGGCGACGTCGTCACCGTCGACTACCGCGGCACCACCCACACCGCTGTGGTGGCCGCCGAGCCGGTGGTTGACCCCGCGATGACCCGGATCAAGAGGTGA
- the prcA gene encoding proteasome subunit alpha — protein MSFPYFISPEQAMRERSELARKGIARGRSVIALAYADGVLFVAENPSRSLQKVSELYDRVGFAAVGRFNEFNNLRSGGIRFADTQGYAYSRRDVTGRQLANVYAQTLGTIFTEQAKPYEVELCVAEVAHFGETKPPELYRITYDGSIADEPHFVVMGGTTEPISTALNETYTENASLHDAMGIAVNALTAGGNGSEPRTLGPSTLEVAILDVNRPRRAFRRITGSALEALLPEAVPESDGAQN, from the coding sequence GTGAGCTTCCCGTACTTCATTTCGCCCGAACAGGCGATGCGCGAGCGTTCCGAGCTCGCACGCAAAGGCATCGCCCGCGGCCGCAGCGTGATCGCCCTGGCCTACGCCGACGGCGTGTTGTTCGTTGCGGAGAACCCGTCGCGGTCCCTGCAGAAGGTCAGCGAACTCTACGACCGCGTCGGATTCGCCGCTGTGGGCCGGTTCAACGAGTTCAACAACCTGCGCAGCGGCGGAATCCGGTTCGCTGACACGCAGGGCTACGCGTACTCGCGGCGCGACGTCACCGGCCGCCAGTTGGCCAACGTGTACGCCCAGACGCTGGGCACGATCTTCACCGAGCAGGCCAAGCCGTACGAGGTGGAGCTGTGTGTGGCCGAGGTCGCGCACTTCGGTGAAACCAAGCCGCCGGAGCTGTACCGCATCACCTACGACGGATCGATCGCCGACGAGCCGCATTTCGTCGTCATGGGCGGTACCACCGAACCGATCTCCACCGCGCTCAACGAGACCTACACCGAGAACGCGTCGCTGCATGACGCGATGGGCATCGCGGTCAACGCGCTGACGGCGGGTGGAAACGGCAGCGAGCCGCGCACTTTGGGGCCGTCCACTCTGGAGGTGGCAATCCTCGACGTGAACCGCCCGCGGCGCGCGTTCCGTCGCATCACCGGCTCGGCTCTGGAAGCGCTTCTGCCCGAAGCCGTTCCGGAGTCCGACGGCGCCCAGAACTAA
- the prcB gene encoding proteasome subunit beta produces the protein MTWPNREQSAPLSPLSGAASGIGNALPQGLSHGGVNLSSFSDFLRAQAPHLLPSGNPVSAGVPTDVAPHGTTIVALKYPGGVVMAGDRRATQGHMIASRDVQKVYITDDYTVTGIAGTAAIAVEFARLYAVELEHYEKLEGVALTFPGKVNRLATMVRGNLGAALQGFIALPLLAGYDVDDPNPEGAGRIVSFDAAGGWNFEEEGYQSVGSGSIFAKSSMKKLYSQVNDADSALRVAIEALYDAADDDSATGGPDLVRGIFPTAVLVGAEGASVVDEQQIAAVCQTIIDSRSRADTFGPDAHRAPDARGDS, from the coding sequence GTGACCTGGCCGAATCGTGAACAATCGGCCCCTTTGTCCCCACTATCCGGCGCCGCCTCGGGAATCGGGAATGCCCTCCCGCAGGGTCTTTCGCACGGCGGCGTGAACCTGTCGTCGTTCTCTGATTTCCTGCGCGCCCAGGCCCCTCACCTGCTGCCGTCGGGCAACCCCGTGTCCGCAGGTGTGCCCACCGACGTCGCGCCGCACGGCACCACGATCGTCGCGCTGAAGTACCCCGGTGGTGTCGTGATGGCCGGTGACCGCCGAGCCACCCAAGGTCACATGATCGCCAGCCGGGACGTGCAGAAGGTGTACATCACCGACGACTACACGGTGACCGGTATCGCCGGCACGGCAGCCATCGCGGTGGAGTTCGCCCGCCTGTACGCCGTGGAGCTCGAGCACTACGAGAAGCTCGAAGGCGTCGCGCTGACATTCCCGGGCAAGGTGAATCGGCTGGCCACCATGGTCCGCGGCAACCTCGGCGCCGCCCTGCAGGGCTTCATCGCGCTGCCGTTGCTGGCCGGATACGACGTCGACGACCCCAACCCGGAGGGCGCGGGACGCATCGTGTCCTTCGATGCCGCCGGCGGGTGGAACTTCGAGGAGGAGGGTTACCAGTCCGTCGGATCGGGATCGATCTTCGCCAAGTCCTCGATGAAGAAGCTGTACTCGCAGGTCAACGATGCCGATTCGGCCCTGCGGGTAGCGATCGAGGCGCTCTACGACGCCGCCGACGACGACTCGGCGACCGGCGGCCCCGATCTGGTGCGCGGCATCTTCCCGACCGCGGTGCTGGTCGGCGCCGAAGGTGCTTCCGTCGTCGACGAGCAGCAGATCGCCGCTGTGTGCCAGACCATCATCGACAGTCGTTCGCGGGCCGACACGTTCGGCCCTGACGCTCACCGTGCCCCAGACGCGCGAGGAGATTCGTGA
- a CDS encoding ubiquitin-like protein Pup, translated as MAQEQTKRGGGGGDDDDLSGSTGAGQERREKLAEDTDDLLDEIDDVLEENAEDFVRAYVQKGGQ; from the coding sequence ATGGCTCAGGAGCAGACCAAGCGTGGCGGTGGAGGCGGCGACGACGACGACCTCTCCGGCAGCACGGGCGCCGGGCAGGAGCGCCGTGAGAAGCTGGCCGAGGACACCGACGACCTGCTGGACGAGATCGATGACGTCCTGGAGGAGAATGCGGAGGACTTTGTGCGTGCATACGTCCAGAAGGGTGGACAGTGA
- the dop gene encoding depupylase/deamidase Dop: protein MQRIIGTEVEYGISSPSDPTANPILTSTQAVLAYAAAAGLQRAKRTRWDYEVESPLRDARGFDLSRSSGPPPVVDADEVGAANMILTNGARLYVDHAHPEYSAPECTDPMDAVIWDKAGERVMEAAARHVASVPGAAKLQLYKNNIDNKGASYGSHENYLMSRQTPFSAVIAGLTPFLVSRQVVTGSGRVGIGPSGDEPGFQLSQRADYIEVEVGLETTLKRGIINTRDEPHADADKYRRLHVIIGDANLSETSTYLKLGTTSLVLDLIEEGPSIGADLSDLALARPVHAVHVLSRDPSLRATVALADGRELTGLALQRIYLDRVAKLVDSRDPDPRADHVLETWAHVLDLLERDPMECADLLDWPAKLRLLEGFRQRENLGWSAPRLHLVDLQYSDVRLDKGLYNRLVARGSMQRLVTEQQVLDAVDNPPTDTRAYFRGECLRRFGADIAAASWDSVIFDLGGDSLVRIPTLEPLRGSKAHVGALLESVDSAVELVEQLTT from the coding sequence ATGCAACGGATCATCGGAACGGAGGTCGAGTACGGCATTTCCTCGCCGTCCGACCCGACCGCGAATCCGATCCTGACGTCCACCCAGGCTGTCCTTGCCTATGCGGCGGCGGCCGGGCTCCAGCGGGCCAAGCGGACCCGGTGGGACTACGAGGTCGAATCGCCGCTGCGCGACGCTCGCGGGTTCGACCTCAGCCGCTCCTCGGGACCGCCGCCGGTGGTCGACGCCGACGAGGTCGGCGCCGCCAACATGATCCTGACCAACGGTGCCCGGCTCTACGTCGACCATGCGCATCCCGAGTACTCAGCGCCCGAATGCACCGACCCGATGGATGCGGTGATCTGGGACAAAGCGGGGGAGCGGGTGATGGAGGCGGCTGCGCGTCACGTCGCCAGCGTCCCCGGGGCTGCGAAGCTGCAGCTCTACAAGAACAACATCGACAACAAGGGCGCCTCCTACGGGTCGCACGAGAACTACCTGATGAGCCGCCAGACCCCGTTCTCGGCGGTGATCGCCGGGCTGACGCCGTTCCTGGTGTCCCGGCAGGTGGTGACCGGCTCGGGCCGGGTGGGGATCGGGCCGTCGGGTGACGAACCGGGCTTCCAGCTCTCTCAACGTGCCGATTACATCGAGGTCGAGGTCGGCCTGGAGACCACGCTCAAACGCGGCATCATCAACACCCGCGACGAACCGCACGCCGACGCCGACAAATACCGGCGGCTGCACGTCATCATCGGTGACGCGAACCTGTCGGAGACGTCGACCTACCTGAAGCTCGGCACCACCTCGCTGGTTCTCGACCTGATCGAGGAGGGGCCGTCGATCGGGGCGGACCTGTCCGACCTGGCGCTGGCTCGCCCGGTGCATGCGGTGCACGTGCTCTCGCGCGACCCGTCGCTGCGCGCGACGGTGGCGCTGGCCGACGGCCGGGAACTGACCGGTCTGGCGCTGCAACGGATCTACCTGGACCGGGTCGCCAAACTGGTCGACAGCCGCGACCCCGACCCGCGGGCCGACCATGTGCTGGAAACGTGGGCACACGTGCTGGATCTGCTCGAGCGGGACCCGATGGAGTGCGCGGACCTGCTCGACTGGCCCGCCAAGCTGCGACTTCTCGAGGGTTTCCGGCAGCGGGAGAACCTCGGGTGGTCCGCGCCCCGGCTCCATCTGGTCGACCTGCAGTACTCGGACGTGCGGCTGGACAAGGGCCTGTACAACAGGCTCGTCGCACGTGGTTCGATGCAGCGACTGGTCACCGAACAGCAGGTCCTCGACGCGGTGGACAACCCGCCGACCGACACCCGCGCCTACTTCCGCGGAGAGTGCCTGCGCCGCTTCGGCGCCGACATCGCCGCGGCCAGCTGGGACTCGGTGATCTTCGATCTGGGCGGGGACTCGCTGGTCCGCATCCCGACGCTCGAGCCGCTGCGGGGCAGCAAGGCCCACGTCGGGGCTCTGTTGGAGTCCGTCGACAGCGCGGTCGAGCTCGTCGAGCAGTTGACGACCTGA